One region of Armigeres subalbatus isolate Guangzhou_Male chromosome 3, GZ_Asu_2, whole genome shotgun sequence genomic DNA includes:
- the LOC134219887 gene encoding serine protease Hayan-like isoform X3: MIRIVVLAVLCAHLMRNVLGEVSQSFNSVNITTVDPLRYHALSLFNNDHGSRKRLAIRKCQSYNFIYPLKIFSTEEPYFCAAVFVSPDSLLTSALCVKTMQHGEDHPSNHMFAMVDREEVFFYEHGRRYVSKVFYHPKFEDEPAYYNVAVVKLRNSVRYDRDTTGRSHVACLYPYKHMKNPQAVLGEWFEFQPEQNPSFRWLDLPFISRKECNAELAKMKRPVPELTHGLQESQLCVRDSHNSTLTRFCDPRSSGPLVMTLGSTVYVVGLPTVHIDDCTVEIEVFNRVSHFLDWIESVVWPGQE; this comes from the exons ATGATACGAATAGTCGTTCTTGCCGTCCTGTGTGCGCATCTTATGCGCAACGTTCTCGGTGAAGTTAGCCAATCGTTCAACTCAGTTAATATTACAACGGTTGATCCACTTCGGTATCATGCATTATCCCTCTTCAATAATGATCATGGCAGTAGAAAACGCTTGGCTATTAGGA AATGCCAGTCTTATAATTTTATCTATCCG ttgaaaatattttctacgGAGGAACCTTACTTCTGTGCGGCGGTTTTTGTCAGCCCAGACTCGCTTCTGACTTCGGCATTGTGTGTAAAAACTATGCAGCACGGTGAGGATCACCCATCGAATCATATGTTTGCTATGGTTGATCGTGAGGAGGTCTTCTTTTACGAACATGGGCGGCGTTACGTCAGCAAAGTTTTTTATCACCCCAAATTCGAAGACGAACCGGCCTACTACAACGTGGCCGTCGTCAAGCTGCGAAACTCTGT CAGATACGATCGAGACACTACCGGAAGAAGCCACGTGGCATGCCTTTATCCGTATAAACACATGAAGAACCCACAAGCGGTGCTCGGTGAATGGTTCGAGTTCCAGCCGGAGCAAAATCCATCCTTCCGTTGGTTGGATCTTCCGTTCATCAGCCGGAAAGAATGCAACGCGGAGCTAGCGAAAATGAAACGACCCGTTCCGGAGCTGACCCACGGCTTGCAAGAGTCCCAGCTGTGCGTGCGTGATTCTCACAACAGTACCCTCACACGGTTCTGCGACCCCCGTTCATCTGGACCGTTGGTGATGACTCTGGGAAGCACCGTCTACGTGGTTGGTCTCCCTACGGTGCACATCGACGACTGCACGGTGGAGATCGAGGTGTTTAATCGAGTTTCTCACTTCCTAGATTGGATTGAATCGGTGGTATGGCCCGGGCAGGAGTAA
- the LOC134219887 gene encoding serine protease Hayan-like isoform X4: MIRIVVLAVLCAHLMRNVLGEVSQSFNSVNITTVDPLRYHALSLFNNDHGSRKRLAIRKCQSYNFIYPLKIFSTEEPYFCAAVFVSPDSLLTSALCVKTMQHGEDHPSNHMFAMVDREEVFFYEHGRRYVSKVFYHPKFEDEPAYYNVAVVKLRNSVYDRDTTGRSHVACLYPYKHMKNPQAVLGEWFEFQPEQNPSFRWLDLPFISRKECNAELAKMKRPVPELTHGLQESQLCVRDSHNSTLTRFCDPRSSGPLVMTLGSTVYVVGLPTVHIDDCTVEIEVFNRVSHFLDWIESVVWPGQE; the protein is encoded by the exons ATGATACGAATAGTCGTTCTTGCCGTCCTGTGTGCGCATCTTATGCGCAACGTTCTCGGTGAAGTTAGCCAATCGTTCAACTCAGTTAATATTACAACGGTTGATCCACTTCGGTATCATGCATTATCCCTCTTCAATAATGATCATGGCAGTAGAAAACGCTTGGCTATTAGGA AATGCCAGTCTTATAATTTTATCTATCCG ttgaaaatattttctacgGAGGAACCTTACTTCTGTGCGGCGGTTTTTGTCAGCCCAGACTCGCTTCTGACTTCGGCATTGTGTGTAAAAACTATGCAGCACGGTGAGGATCACCCATCGAATCATATGTTTGCTATGGTTGATCGTGAGGAGGTCTTCTTTTACGAACATGGGCGGCGTTACGTCAGCAAAGTTTTTTATCACCCCAAATTCGAAGACGAACCGGCCTACTACAACGTGGCCGTCGTCAAGCTGCGAAACTCTGT ATACGATCGAGACACTACCGGAAGAAGCCACGTGGCATGCCTTTATCCGTATAAACACATGAAGAACCCACAAGCGGTGCTCGGTGAATGGTTCGAGTTCCAGCCGGAGCAAAATCCATCCTTCCGTTGGTTGGATCTTCCGTTCATCAGCCGGAAAGAATGCAACGCGGAGCTAGCGAAAATGAAACGACCCGTTCCGGAGCTGACCCACGGCTTGCAAGAGTCCCAGCTGTGCGTGCGTGATTCTCACAACAGTACCCTCACACGGTTCTGCGACCCCCGTTCATCTGGACCGTTGGTGATGACTCTGGGAAGCACCGTCTACGTGGTTGGTCTCCCTACGGTGCACATCGACGACTGCACGGTGGAGATCGAGGTGTTTAATCGAGTTTCTCACTTCCTAGATTGGATTGAATCGGTGGTATGGCCCGGGCAGGAGTAA
- the LOC134219887 gene encoding serine protease Hayan-like isoform X1 yields the protein MIRIVVLAVLCAHLMRNVLGEVSQSFNSVNITTVDPLRYHALSLFNNDHGSRKRLAIRKCQSYNFIYPVGINFIYPLKIFSTEEPYFCAAVFVSPDSLLTSALCVKTMQHGEDHPSNHMFAMVDREEVFFYEHGRRYVSKVFYHPKFEDEPAYYNVAVVKLRNSVRYDRDTTGRSHVACLYPYKHMKNPQAVLGEWFEFQPEQNPSFRWLDLPFISRKECNAELAKMKRPVPELTHGLQESQLCVRDSHNSTLTRFCDPRSSGPLVMTLGSTVYVVGLPTVHIDDCTVEIEVFNRVSHFLDWIESVVWPGQE from the exons ATGATACGAATAGTCGTTCTTGCCGTCCTGTGTGCGCATCTTATGCGCAACGTTCTCGGTGAAGTTAGCCAATCGTTCAACTCAGTTAATATTACAACGGTTGATCCACTTCGGTATCATGCATTATCCCTCTTCAATAATGATCATGGCAGTAGAAAACGCTTGGCTATTAGGA AATGCCAGTCTTATAATTTTATCTATCCGGTAGGTATTAATTTTATCTATCCG ttgaaaatattttctacgGAGGAACCTTACTTCTGTGCGGCGGTTTTTGTCAGCCCAGACTCGCTTCTGACTTCGGCATTGTGTGTAAAAACTATGCAGCACGGTGAGGATCACCCATCGAATCATATGTTTGCTATGGTTGATCGTGAGGAGGTCTTCTTTTACGAACATGGGCGGCGTTACGTCAGCAAAGTTTTTTATCACCCCAAATTCGAAGACGAACCGGCCTACTACAACGTGGCCGTCGTCAAGCTGCGAAACTCTGT CAGATACGATCGAGACACTACCGGAAGAAGCCACGTGGCATGCCTTTATCCGTATAAACACATGAAGAACCCACAAGCGGTGCTCGGTGAATGGTTCGAGTTCCAGCCGGAGCAAAATCCATCCTTCCGTTGGTTGGATCTTCCGTTCATCAGCCGGAAAGAATGCAACGCGGAGCTAGCGAAAATGAAACGACCCGTTCCGGAGCTGACCCACGGCTTGCAAGAGTCCCAGCTGTGCGTGCGTGATTCTCACAACAGTACCCTCACACGGTTCTGCGACCCCCGTTCATCTGGACCGTTGGTGATGACTCTGGGAAGCACCGTCTACGTGGTTGGTCTCCCTACGGTGCACATCGACGACTGCACGGTGGAGATCGAGGTGTTTAATCGAGTTTCTCACTTCCTAGATTGGATTGAATCGGTGGTATGGCCCGGGCAGGAGTAA
- the LOC134219887 gene encoding serine protease Hayan-like isoform X2 produces the protein MIRIVVLAVLCAHLMRNVLGEVSQSFNSVNITTVDPLRYHALSLFNNDHGSRKRLAIRKCQSYNFIYPVGINFIYPLKIFSTEEPYFCAAVFVSPDSLLTSALCVKTMQHGEDHPSNHMFAMVDREEVFFYEHGRRYVSKVFYHPKFEDEPAYYNVAVVKLRNSVYDRDTTGRSHVACLYPYKHMKNPQAVLGEWFEFQPEQNPSFRWLDLPFISRKECNAELAKMKRPVPELTHGLQESQLCVRDSHNSTLTRFCDPRSSGPLVMTLGSTVYVVGLPTVHIDDCTVEIEVFNRVSHFLDWIESVVWPGQE, from the exons ATGATACGAATAGTCGTTCTTGCCGTCCTGTGTGCGCATCTTATGCGCAACGTTCTCGGTGAAGTTAGCCAATCGTTCAACTCAGTTAATATTACAACGGTTGATCCACTTCGGTATCATGCATTATCCCTCTTCAATAATGATCATGGCAGTAGAAAACGCTTGGCTATTAGGA AATGCCAGTCTTATAATTTTATCTATCCGGTAGGTATTAATTTTATCTATCCG ttgaaaatattttctacgGAGGAACCTTACTTCTGTGCGGCGGTTTTTGTCAGCCCAGACTCGCTTCTGACTTCGGCATTGTGTGTAAAAACTATGCAGCACGGTGAGGATCACCCATCGAATCATATGTTTGCTATGGTTGATCGTGAGGAGGTCTTCTTTTACGAACATGGGCGGCGTTACGTCAGCAAAGTTTTTTATCACCCCAAATTCGAAGACGAACCGGCCTACTACAACGTGGCCGTCGTCAAGCTGCGAAACTCTGT ATACGATCGAGACACTACCGGAAGAAGCCACGTGGCATGCCTTTATCCGTATAAACACATGAAGAACCCACAAGCGGTGCTCGGTGAATGGTTCGAGTTCCAGCCGGAGCAAAATCCATCCTTCCGTTGGTTGGATCTTCCGTTCATCAGCCGGAAAGAATGCAACGCGGAGCTAGCGAAAATGAAACGACCCGTTCCGGAGCTGACCCACGGCTTGCAAGAGTCCCAGCTGTGCGTGCGTGATTCTCACAACAGTACCCTCACACGGTTCTGCGACCCCCGTTCATCTGGACCGTTGGTGATGACTCTGGGAAGCACCGTCTACGTGGTTGGTCTCCCTACGGTGCACATCGACGACTGCACGGTGGAGATCGAGGTGTTTAATCGAGTTTCTCACTTCCTAGATTGGATTGAATCGGTGGTATGGCCCGGGCAGGAGTAA